Within the Medicago truncatula cultivar Jemalong A17 chromosome 4, MtrunA17r5.0-ANR, whole genome shotgun sequence genome, the region CTCGCGGTGTCccttacaaaaaaatattatcaaaattagtctcttatatatataaaagaaaattagtcTCCAACTAtgtcttttttttaaacaaagaggGCCTAAGTCCAAATCTCCGGCTCTTTTATAATAGATAGATTAACTTTTACTGATGTTTATGACATACCCTAAACCAACCAACTATTTGAAACTATAACTTaaaagttttttgttttctctcttgCAGGAAGCCCCTTTTAGATGAATATTCGTTATTATATTAGTAGGAAAGCATTCGGttcatatatgtataaataaggaattgcttcaaatctaatacACCATCCGTTGTAGTCTAGTTGGTCAGGATATTCGGCTCTCACCCGAAAGACCCGGGTTCAAGTCCCGGCAACggaattttttgaaagatttcacactttttttttttttaccagaacATGCTTCAGAGTTCAGTTCAAGGAAActgattttatatatttttcttttcctctttGAAGGTACTATTCTCAGTCACAATCACATGCATGTAACTGACCCATTTTATCAAAGTTCAgcctaatttttatttgaaaccatgctttaaatattatttcaacATAACCtggtaaaatattattaacataCTGTAAAAGGTAAAATATTCTTTATGCTCTTAGCAATTAACCATAGTTGAACAAAAGTCTCTCATAAAGAATTTTCTCCTCATCTCCCTCATATCCAATTATCTATGCATGGTGTGAGATTAAATCACCAATTGATAATATAGTACTAGTACATGTTGTTGACTGCTGTGGAAGTTTTCACTTGAATAGCGACCACCTTCCTTCATTCACACCTTTGCTTTCACACCTTTGCTTTCACTTGACaggtgatatatatatatatatatatatatatgataatatttttgttCACAATCACATGTATCATGTGAACATTATTATATAACTGGCATTTTAATTGcttcaaaactcaaaagtcaCTACCGTACGCaccatatataataaatattgtaaGCATGTTGTTGAGGACCAGGTTTTGCTGCTGTAATAACAACACGCAATTTTACACAATTTTCGATCTCAACTGTTCATCTCAGATCGAACGGTTGAGATTGAAAACTTTGTGTTTTTAGTTAAAACAATCTCAACCATCAAATTATGATCGGATGTTGTCATTGATTACGGCACCCTGCTGTAACAGCATGGAATCCTATTCCTGATGTTCAGCCAATTACTAATGACTTTAATCGTATAAGTAGTTACGATTAGAATCAAATACTTTTATTAGTAAGACGATTATGATTGATTTAtagtacaaaaaataattatataaatgatgacaatgtatataaattaaatttattacacaccacaaaaaaaaaattactaatataggatttatttatgcatttttttcatctcaattttgacttttatttaattaacctCTAGCAGCGTGATAATTTTATTGATCAATTGAAAGTCTCACAAAACCCTCGAAGGCCAGTTTCCAAGTCAAGTAGCAGCATTGATAGTGATTGAAAGtctaatgacttttttttttttgacaaagaaagTCTAATGACTTGGATTTGCATTAGCAAAAGTGTTTCAAATAATAATTCAGTCACGATTCCTTCCAAAGTTTTTCCAACCATGTGTTTCTCTGTGGGCCAGAGTCTTCCTTGGAATTTTTTAAcgattttgattattattttttgactggaagtggttttaatttttgttttcactGATTatctaaaatgacaaaaatttacCATTCTCTTTCACACGATTCTTGACAATTCTTCTTCCGGTAATTGAAGTCCTTTCGAGAAACGAACAGGGAATTTGAatgtatgttttgtttggatcgtataaattgtctttaatatcaATCCTCCAAAACCACCCTTCACTCACAAAAGACTGCAAATAAATATATTGCATTCACAGGGAACAACGCTTGGATAGTGCGCACGCTTCTACGCATGAGTCAGATTAATCGTTCATCATTGATGGGTCAGAAACCggtacaaaaacaaaaaatatatatatattacattcaCACCCTAAATCCTCCTCCCAAGCAAAACTCCAACGCCATCCTTCCCATCTATAGACCACCCCATCCTatagaaattaattttgtaaaagatTAACCAAGTAGTCAGATCAAGATTATTAACTAAATTATCAATTTACATTTACAACTcttatgctttatttttttaatgaatttttttcttatgggATCTTAACGAAACTCTTATACTTTATTTCATtagtgaaagaaaataaaactacatttttttaagggaaaagcTTCTTGGTACGGGAATTGCAGCAACGAAAAACAACGAATGTAGATAAGCCGTAGGATATATGTTAGATTGTAAAACAtttcagtttttatttattttaaaaatataacaacatcgtCCGCATGTATCGTGTGAATTCTGTATTGTTGTTTCTCCGTGCTATATAGCATTCCTCTTTTTTAATACGGTTTTTTTGGGTGGTgttaatatgatttatttgattagaTAGAaagtgattttaaaaaaaaatatctaatttataaaatttgataaaaacttTATGAAggtaaaaatgaataaataaataaatatcaattcacaaaatacaaaaatataatttgtattaTGTAATAGACACTATTTTGTTAGGACACATGGTGGATCATCACAAAGGACGATGAACAATCATAGTTTGAACAtcacatcttcatccaaaatAGTAGTAAGATACTAAGTATATAAGTCATAtcatttatatgttgttcaacatATACTCTTTCAATGAACATGAGACTTTTTAGCCGACACTTCATACATGAACATTCTTGTGTATACAAACTAATtataaaagttaattttcatttttatgaaaagaaacgatattcatttattcaaattgatataatacgtcaaaaacaaacacaaattcaacatcattaaaaacaaaaaattgatgaatatgcaaacaaactcacaaaattcaaattaataacATGAACCAACACACTCCTTACAAATAATGCGACAAAATCAAGTGATTGAAATGTGAAAATAACGGGCAAATAGTCATTTTGATCCCTGAAGTTGTAACGAGAAGCCGATGTAGTCCCTTGATGTatcgaaatttcaaaatagtctctgTCTACACActtcgttagtcaaaatagttaaTGCCGTTAAAATATCTCAATGTTGACCTTCACTCGTTTCATATAAGGACTAATATGATAATAAGTAAATATCTTATAGGGATTGATATGGTAATATGTAAGTATATCGAGagactaatatgacaatattaatgaaCATTTTAACGTTCGaaactattttgattaatataACACACAATCAAAGACCATTCTAAAGTTTCAATATATGTGGCTACTCGTTATACTTTTAGAGATCAAAGTTGCTATTACCCACAAAATTATAGTGATTAGAATGATCATATTTTCGGAtatacaacatcaacaactttgtAATTGATTGAATGATTGAAACTGAGCTACCAATCTCAATTAAACACacacaacaataaaaaagaaaatcataaaacatCACATGAAGACGACGAACAAGACAATGTCACATTAAGATACAAATAAcctaatatatatcatttttttagaataaaattgGGAAGCAAAGGGTGCATTTGGATTATTTTGGCGAAAAAAATGACCAAAACcgccatatttttttaagggaacgAAGAAATTTTGATAGAAGATAgagcttatttaaaaaaaaaaaaaatcaatttctaaagttttttttaaccatGTTGTTGGTTCTGAGGAAAAGAAGTTTTCTTTTTATAGTGTCCGGGATTCAAACATAAAATCTTATATTATCTCTCCTAACTGAGCTAAGCTAATAGAAATAAGTAAAGTTGGATTAAAATTGTTCCGtcaaaaaatgttttcttaCGATGAAACTCATTAAATCAATTGCTTggttaaaactatttaaaaaaacttGTTAGAGAAAAATGATATGAACTGAACTCTAAAATAGACCGAAATAAAGTctgaaaaatcaacaaaacaagaGTCTCCATCCTCAAAAGCTGCTTCCTTCAATTTATCCTCATTTCGTCAATGGTGACTGCTCTCTTTGCCAACCAATCACAATCttagcattttttatttttaccaatattattatattatatctatctataaatatatttatcaaagTATGTTTTAATTAGATAGAGagagttttcaatttttatttattagtgTGAAATATTTCAAGTGAGACTCTATTCTCTTTTATTCTATAACACCCTACACCCTATAATCTTCtgataatcataatcataatcatgaaGAAAGGAAATTTGGGTCTCGGTCTCAAACTCTCTGTTCCTCAAACTGATCAAGTTGCTTTTGCAAAGTTTCTGTGAGTCTCTTTCTCTATCTCTGTTCTGTGATTTGTGAATGTGAttgtttcaattttgattttcaaaaatttgaaattttgacaTGTGGGTATTGTTGTAGGACTGAAAGTGGAACGTTTAAGGATGGAGATCTGCTTGTTAACAGAGATGGTGTTCGAATTGTTTCTGAAACTGAAGTTGAAGCTGTAATTACATTtctcatttctttttcatgGATTATTGTCTGTTTCATCTTTTGGATCTGATGTATTAGCTTTTCTTATAGAAAGaggatttttgaattttatgtcGCTTTCTTATTTTGAGATTTTCAAACCCAATTGGGGAATTTTAGTTTGGTGGGTTATTTTCTGTTCTTACTTGTTATCTGGGTAAAATCAAAATGCAAAAAGTTGTCTTTTTAGGGTGtttgtttgtgtgtgttttgctactattttgaattgaatcagatatatttttttacacgaATTTATCGGTGTCTCAcagattttgtgattttgttttcattattatttagaACAAGAATGGAACAACTTGCAAGTTTGTGATGTAAAACTGTGCTCAACATAAGTCATTCACTAGATGAGGCATTCAACAAAATTAGTCTTtaattcattcaattcaatgcatgaaaatgaaaacgTTTACACAGAAACAAAGTTTGTTGTGGAATTGTTTGCATTCTTAGACAATGTTAGATTTTCTTATTCCTCCCCCTaccttttttatgtttttttttagctgGGATTTTCGAAGGTTTCTAACTGCCAAGGGTATGTTTGGATCGATGATATAGGATGGAGTGAAATGGTATGAAATAATAGTCTAGTCggattttgaaaaatagatgctatggaatattttattacatTCTACTCCACCCAAACATATTGTGCTGTTGTGTCAAAGTAATGAACCCTATGTTTCAACCATAATCTTGCGAGTTTTTCTAGAATCATTTGAAAGAACCTCACTATCGCGTTGTTTCAATGCATACTTTTCAACGATGCTTTTGTTTGTTCATACATTTTAGAAAGCAGAATAAATTGATGATAGAAACATGAACATGTCAATGAGGACCAAGAATTGATTCCTATTCACATTTTTATAAGTGagttacttaaaaaaatattcatctgATAACCCCAGCCATTGTGGTTTTCAGTATGATTATGGAAAAGAGGTTTGATCATTGGTCCtgctttattttttggtcaCATTACATGTATTGGGTGAATTTTGACAATATGTTATGTATGGAGTTAAGTTAACATGGAGTTAAGTTAACATGTGTTATATGTTTTCAGCCACCCCCAATCAAGGCAACAGACAACCAGTTAAGTTTGGCAGACATAGACATAGTGAAAGTTGTTGGAAAGGGAAACGGAGGGGTGGTTCAATTGGTGCAACACAAATGGACTAATCAGTTTTTTGCATTAAAGGTATACTCGTTGCATATTGCATACCTTGCTGTGACTTTgtatcttcttttctctctttctttctgatTTATGCTTTTGTATTGGTATTGTCTACCCACACCTGTAAGCATAATATCATTCCTAATTTTGCTCTACCGTAACACCAATTAAGTTGAGCAAGGACATCTGTGACTTGTCTTGTCCACTACATGATTTGTGTCACTAAAGCGCACATTATCCGTTTCTTTCAGAAAATGTTGTTTTATCACTtcgtattttattttcattaggagctgttaagagtcccacataaCATTGAATGAGATATGGCCTGCAAATTTGTTTACAAGTGAATGGGAAGTCCTCACCTAATACTGGTTGAGTTAGACCCATCTCAGATTCTAAGACGTTATCAGAGCTTATAAAACATCCATTGAGTCACCCATTATCGGGACACTCGGGTCACGCTGTAGATATCCAGCCCTGGGCGTGAGGGGATGTGTCAAGAGTTACACATCGGATGAAATATAACCTGAAAATTAGTATGGTTGAATTAGACCCAATCCAAATTCTAAGACGAGCCATTCAATTTCATTCGTGTATTTAGTTGATTGTTATTTTGTTGCATGTGGTTTCTTTTCCATTATGTCAGAACGTCATATTTCTGTTCACGGAACTTTGGACCTTTGAATTGTATTTAATTGAAGCTAATAATTTAGACAGAGGTCTTTTCCCTCGGatcttgtatatatatttttttgttaacacaGATCTTGTATATTTTAATCAAACTTGAATGAGAGTACGGGACAACTATAAGTTATAACGTGAATTCAGATGACATTTGCACTAAGGTTGTCAATTCCCCGCCCCTCAATATTAAAAACTTACTTCTTTGGCCATCCCCCCTttttccttttagtttttggaaGTAGAGCAATGATGAGTTatgttggaaattccgccttaatTGCGGTCCGCCCCTAGTCGCCTAAATTGCGACCTTTGGTTAGCCTtaattgcagcctccaacaccttcattgtgttggctttgagggggtggaaTTAGTCCCACATTGGGTAGATAgtactcttgataagagtttataaagaggaggcactcctcaccttacaagccggttttgtaaggatgagttaggccccaaatttcaacaagtTAACATGTCCCATATTGATATTCCCCTGTTTctagttattttaaattttagttatttCTCTTTATCTCTGTTAGTTTAGTAATCTAGTGTACTAGTATATGAGCTTGAAAGGCTGATGCTTCTATCTCATGATTTTTCTAATAGTAGCTATTGAAACTTGTGAACTAATTACTTTCCTTTTATCTGATACATAACAACCTAATGCTATCTTGTACGTCCATTCCACCTTGTTCTGGTGTTCCTTATGCATTCTTTACAATTGAAGATAATTCAAATGAATATTGAAGAGTCCGTGCGCAAGCAGATAGCTAAAGAGCTGAAAATTAATCAAGCAGCACAGTGTCCTTATGTTGTTGTCTGCTACCAGTCATTCTATGACAATGGTGTCATATCAATCATTTTAGAGTACATGGATGGAGGCTCCATGGCTGATCTTCTGAAGAAAGTTAAAACAATACCAGAGCCTTATCTTTCTGCCATTTGTAAGCAGGTGGGAAGTAAGacattgttgttttttagtCTTCCCCTCATAGTTCTTTTTACTGAACCCTTAACAGGAGCTAATTACCTTATTCTGTGTGTTATGATATAGGTTCTGAAGGGTTTAATATATCTTCACCATGAAAGACATATTATCCACAGAGACTTGAAGCCTTCTAATTTGTTGATTAATCACACAGGCGAGGTTAAGATTactgattttggtgttagtgcAATTATGGAAAGTACATCTGGTCAAGCAAATACTTTCATTGGCACATACAACTATATGTCTGTAAGTAAAATATGCAatcatatatgcatatattttacTACAAAAAAAGAACCGCCATTTCCTGGAAAATAACGTTCAATCTGTGAATTTTACAGCCAGAGAGAATCAATGGAAGCCAACGTGGCTACAACTACAAAAGTGATATATGGAGTTTGGGACTGATATTGCTGGAGTGTGCTATGGGGCGGTTTCCTTACACACCACCAGATCAAAGCGAAAGATGGGAAAGTATATTTGAGCTTATTGAAACTATTGTGGATAAACCTCCTCCTAGTGCTCCATCTGAACAATTTTCCTCAGAATTTTGCTCATTTATCTCTGCATGGTAATTGTTTAGTTTGCTAACTAGTAATGTACATTGTACAGTAAA harbors:
- the LOC25494204 gene encoding mitogen-activated protein kinase kinase 2; this encodes MKKGNLGLGLKLSVPQTDQVAFAKFLTESGTFKDGDLLVNRDGVRIVSETEVEAPPPIKATDNQLSLADIDIVKVVGKGNGGVVQLVQHKWTNQFFALKIIQMNIEESVRKQIAKELKINQAAQCPYVVVCYQSFYDNGVISIILEYMDGGSMADLLKKVKTIPEPYLSAICKQVLKGLIYLHHERHIIHRDLKPSNLLINHTGEVKITDFGVSAIMESTSGQANTFIGTYNYMSPERINGSQRGYNYKSDIWSLGLILLECAMGRFPYTPPDQSERWESIFELIETIVDKPPPSAPSEQFSSEFCSFISACLQKDPGSRLSAQELMELPFISMYDDLHVDLSAYFSDAGSPLATL